The window TGGTGTTTCAACCGGTATTTCACTTGGTGCAGAAAAAAGGTTACAGCAATTAACAATAGATTTTGTTTCTGCAAAAGAAGATCAACTATTCTGGCAATCTATTTCAGAAAGTTTATTAAAAGTAAAAGCAGCACCAGAAGAAAGAACTAAACATTATCAATCTTTACTACCAAAAGTGTTTTCTGAATTCCCTCCAAAAAAGAAAAAATAATGGCCTATAATGAGTTTTTAGTTGATAGAGTAGCTCAGTTTTTTAGAGAAAAAAGTATTCATTTTAATGCTAAAAAAATGTTTGGCGGATTTGTTTTTATGATAGACAATAAAATGTGTGTTGGAGTAATGAAAGACCAAATCATGGCTAGAATTAATCCTGATATTTTTGAAAAATCTATATTAAAGGAAGGTTGTAAACCAATGGACTTTACAGGAAAAAAAATGAAAGGATTTGTTTATTTAAGTGATGAAGCCATAGATTTGGAAGACGATTTACATTATTGGTTGCAACTAGCATTAGACTTTAATCCGTTAGCAAAAGCAAGTAAAAAAAGAAAATCCTCTAAAAGTTAATTTAGAGGATTTTTTTATATTGTAATAAGAGTTTTCTTAAAACTGATATTTTACAGAAAGTGCAACATCAGAATTTAAACCGCTTAAACCTCCAGAAATTCCAATTTCTGGTCTGTAATCTACAGAAAGTAATATTGGAGTATCAAAATCATATTCAATACCAACAACACCTGCAGCATAAATTCCAGTTCCTCCAGCTGAAACTATTCCACCACCAGCACCAGCGTACCAGTTAAACTTGTCTTCTAAATTCCAAACCCATTGGTATAAACCAGTTGCTTTAAAATTTGTAAATTCATTAGCCAAACCTAAATCAATTTCTAAACGATTGTTTTCTCCTAATGCTCTTTGGTAGGTAATTTCTCCACCAACTCCGTTTCCACCACTAAAGCGTAAACCGATTGCGTTTTCAGAAATATCTTGTGCATTTGCAGAAAAAGCTCCTGCGATAATTAATCCTAAACTTAAAAGTATTTTTTTCATAATTGTATTTTTAATATGAGGTTGCAAATATACAACGCTATTTTACATTAATTCTAATTCCTTCACTATTACTACTAAATTCTGGAGCATACATGCTTTGTATTGTTGTAATTCCGTTGCTAAAGTTACCAGCATTATTTACACGAACATCGTATTCAAAAACATAGACTCCTTTAGGTAAACGATCAAAAAAGAAATTTGTTGCCGCATCTTTTGTACTTTCATAATATCCCAAACCATCTTGCCATTTATATTGGGATAAAACATTTATAGGTTCTACTCCAGAAGCTCGCATGTCTTTCATATGAATAAATTCTATTGCTCTATCTACACGTAGTTCTATGCGAACAGTAATTAAATCACCTATATTTAATTCGGTATTCTCTTTAATTTCTTGTAATTCTTTTCCTGTATCTGAATTTACTTTTAAGAATAGTTTTTTCTTCAATTTTAAAGGAGTTTCAGCTGAGGTTATTTTTGTCTAAATCTTCAAAATATTGCCAATACAAACCGCCCCAAGCAATTCCATTTCCTTTTTTAGCAATTGTTACATCTGCCATTTTTGGTGTAATTTCTTGTGCATTCCACGACGTTTTAAAATAACCAGTTCCAGCTTCTATTGCAATGTCTTTCATTTTTGAAGGTTCAATTTTTATATCACCTAAATTAATATCAACCATATCAGTTATAGAAATCCAATCGCTTCCGTTTAATAATAATGCATATACAGCTTCAGATGTTGCTTTGGTAGTTTTCCAACTATTTGTTTGCTTATTCTTTAGCAGCCAGATTTTTAGATTATCGATATTATTCAGATTCCTCTTCGCACTTTCAGGCTCATTCGGAATGACACCAACTTCAGAAAACGTTTCAATCATCAATGCTTGTGTTTCTACAGGTGCTTGATAATAGTAATAACCAGCAGTGTTTTCTTTCCAATACATTCCTAATTCATCAGAAGTAATACTATTTTCTTCTAGCGATTTTACAATTTTATTGGCAATAGATTTTTCTCCAGTTCTAAACTGAATCAATGCAATTTGCCCTTTGCGTACAAGTTGTAATCGTTCCAATAAGTTGCAGATTGTTGTGTATAATAATCAACAGCTTCTCTGGTTTTCTTGTTGAATTGTTTATCAATATAAAAACTACGCATGTATAAATATTGTAAAGCGAAATAACTTAGATGATTTTGTTTTAAGAATTCCTCATACTTTTTCTGACCGTTTTTAGCTTTAATTTTTGCAGCTCTTTTTAATAAATCGTCATATTTTTCAACAATTTCTTCATCCAAAAATTGAACAGCTTTATCAAGCATTTGTTGTGTGTCTTTGTCTAAATCTGTTACACCTAATTTTTGTAAATGCCCCAAAACCAGAAGCAATGTAGTTTGTAATAAAAAGCACTCGGATATCTTCCGCCTTTAAACCAAGGGAAACCACCAGAATTCATCTGAATTTCTTGTAACTTCTTAATAGATTTTGATTGCTCATCCTTCATTTTCGATAAATCGAACAACAACGCAATTCGTTTCTTTTGTTCCGTTTCCGATTGCGAATCACGCAACCAA of the Tenacibaculum todarodis genome contains:
- a CDS encoding TfoX/Sxy family protein, whose product is MAYNEFLVDRVAQFFREKSIHFNAKKMFGGFVFMIDNKMCVGVMKDQIMARINPDIFEKSILKEGCKPMDFTGKKMKGFVYLSDEAIDLEDDLHYWLQLALDFNPLAKASKKRKSSKS